The following DNA comes from Legionella sp. PATHC032.
CTTTTAACCATTTCCCTTCTATGGACCCTTATGTCTGGAGTTGGGATACAGGCTTACCAGGGAGTTGATGGTGCGGGTAGTAACCCTGAATTGACTCTGGCTATTTCTAAACCAGGCAATATCAGGCAATTATTTGATGAAATTGAAAAATTAAAACGTGTACTGGACAAGAGCAAATTATTTCCAGCAGTAAGTGATGATCTTCGTATTGATACCATGAGATACAATATAGACCTTGATTATAACCAACTGGCAAAACTTGGACTGATAGCAAGTCAGGTGGCAAAGAATAAGGTTTTATTTAAAATGCAATAATTGGATATGGATTTTTGCAAACACTCTCAGTATTCTAGGCAACATGATTTCCTGCTGGCTTATTTATGACTTGTAAAGGATCTACGGTATTAATGGTTCCACCGGAAGGATTTTGCTTTAATTATGAAACATCAACCAGCAACTCTTTCCAATCATTCATGTCTATCAAAGACATAAGCACTAAGGCGCTAGCAGAATTTACTGCTATGGTGTTACAACTGGAAAAAGAAGAGATAAACGTATTAACCCTCTCGCAAAGACAGGATTTACCGGATGCCGTCTTTCCCAATAACTGGTTTTCAACACATATCGATACAAGAGGGAATAATATCCTGATTATTTATCCATTATTAGCTAAAAACAGGCAAGCAGAAGTCAATATCAAAGGATTAATTGCAGTACTGAACCAAGCTCAATTTGAAGTTAATGAAATAATTGACTTAAGAAATGATAAGAATGAAATCCTTGAAGGAACTGGCAGCCTGGTTTTAGATAGAGAAAACCACCGTCTTTATGCGTCTTTATCCCCGAGAACTTCTCTGAATCTGGTAAACAAAGTCGCGGATATCCTGGGATACACTCCTATTGTATTTAATAGTGTCGATAGGCAGAACAAACCCATCTATCATACCAATGTCATAATGAGTCTAGGCAAATGCTACGCGATTATTTGCTTAGACTCTATTAATGATGTGCGACAAAAAGCAATACTCTCAGAAAGTTTCAAAAAAACAGGCAAAACAATGATTGATATTAGTTGGAATCAAGTACAGCATATGTGTGGTAATGTTTTGGAACTTTATAACAAGAAAGGTGAGAGTCTTTTAATTTTGTCCGAGCAAGCTAAACGACACTTTACTCATGAGCAGCTAAGAATCATCCAACAATACTCCAGATTAATATCAACGGATATCCCTACAATAGAGGCCATCGGAGGTGGAAGCGCACGATGCATGATGGCTGAAATTTTTTATTAAAAGTTCAAAAAATTTTGCTACCAGTTTAATTTCCTTTCAGATATTCTCTAGAACTGGACTTACGGAAAGCCCCAAGGTCAAGGCAAAAAAGTTTATAAGGAGAGAGTTTAGATAAACTAAATAATCGAATTAAAAACTTTTTTAACAAAGAGATAGGGTGTTTACATAAGTCCTGTAGAAAACTAATCATTCAGGCAGGGAATCATCATGAAAATTAGTGAATTAAAAAAAATGGTTACGGAATTAAATAAAGAGGTTTCAGGGAAGGCTTCTTGCGCAAACATAATTAACCTAGCTGGCAATTTATCAGAAATCATTGAGTATTTTGAGCAGGACGAACATGTTAGCCCAGAGCTTATATACAAAATAGAACCGGTTATTTATGAATTCTGGAAGATAGTTAGTAATACATTACCTTATGAAGAATGGCAAAACAGTATTCAAGTCGCACCCTGGCTTACATTACAACAATCATTATCTAAAGCCGGCTTACTGCCTACGGATTTTCACCATCCCATTTTGTACCAGCACTTAAAGGATCACTATGAAAGTTTGGGCCACAGTCCATTAGGAATTGACCAACTCTTGCCCTTACTTATCCGCTGCAGTCGCATGACCGGTTATGCCAATAAAGACCCACAATCTCTTGATACTTATCCTCATTCACAATTAAATAAACAAATCGAAGCAAAAAGGCCTCAGGAACTGGCTAAGTTAAAAGATATCCTCTGCCTTTTAAGATC
Coding sequences within:
- a CDS encoding arginine deiminase-related protein, with product MTCKGSTVLMVPPEGFCFNYETSTSNSFQSFMSIKDISTKALAEFTAMVLQLEKEEINVLTLSQRQDLPDAVFPNNWFSTHIDTRGNNILIIYPLLAKNRQAEVNIKGLIAVLNQAQFEVNEIIDLRNDKNEILEGTGSLVLDRENHRLYASLSPRTSLNLVNKVADILGYTPIVFNSVDRQNKPIYHTNVIMSLGKCYAIICLDSINDVRQKAILSESFKKTGKTMIDISWNQVQHMCGNVLELYNKKGESLLILSEQAKRHFTHEQLRIIQQYSRLISTDIPTIEAIGGGSARCMMAEIFY